The following coding sequences lie in one Mucilaginibacter sp. KACC 22773 genomic window:
- a CDS encoding glycoside hydrolase family 28 protein has translation MKIFSFLALLAMPFTGYAQQKIFNITDYGAKADGITNNTISIQKAIDNANAQGGGIVHVPAGKFLTGVINLKSNVTLNLAANAVLLGSAKRIDYGEGHASPLIFAKDQQHIGITGKGTIDGNGDELLKDLFAMLKAGKLRDSLWQKTNPWGQIQPEEPNRPKLIGFFNCTGIQVKGITIQNGLVWIQDYNKCRDMVIDSIKVVSNTYWNNDGIDLVDCKNVKLTNSFFNADDDGICLKSSDRNSCCENIYIAKCTTRSSASGIKFGTASWGGFKKITIKDIKIYDTYRSAIALECVDGGVMEDINISNIHAINTGNAIFIRLGHRNKDTVVSRINGIRISNVTVDVPKGKPDKGYPMEGPEVKGRHNPFPSSIAGLPGHPVQNVTLQNIKIVYHGDASKTVARVSLDSLTRIPENPRDYPEFSMFGELPAWGFYARHAAGVSFKNVTLSCAGRDFRAACVFEDIDGLTLNSLKIPQVKSLPVIALFGVTKSVMQNILMPRSAKNKVLTK, from the coding sequence ATGAAAATATTTTCTTTTTTGGCTTTACTTGCAATGCCTTTTACCGGTTATGCGCAGCAAAAAATCTTTAACATAACCGATTATGGCGCTAAAGCCGATGGTATTACCAATAACACTATCAGCATTCAAAAGGCTATTGACAATGCAAACGCACAGGGCGGCGGTATAGTGCATGTTCCTGCAGGGAAGTTTTTAACGGGGGTTATCAACTTAAAGTCAAATGTTACACTAAACCTGGCAGCCAACGCCGTACTGCTGGGGAGCGCAAAACGGATTGATTATGGCGAAGGGCATGCATCGCCCTTAATATTTGCCAAAGATCAGCAGCACATTGGTATCACCGGTAAAGGAACAATTGACGGCAACGGCGACGAATTGCTGAAAGACCTTTTTGCAATGCTGAAGGCGGGAAAGCTAAGGGATTCATTATGGCAAAAAACTAATCCCTGGGGACAAATTCAACCCGAAGAACCAAACCGCCCTAAGTTAATTGGCTTTTTTAACTGTACCGGCATCCAGGTAAAAGGCATAACTATTCAGAATGGACTGGTGTGGATACAAGATTACAATAAGTGCAGGGATATGGTTATCGATAGCATTAAAGTAGTAAGCAATACCTACTGGAATAATGACGGTATCGACCTGGTAGATTGTAAAAATGTAAAGCTTACAAACAGCTTTTTTAATGCCGACGACGATGGCATCTGCCTGAAATCGAGCGACAGGAATAGCTGCTGCGAAAATATATACATAGCAAAATGTACCACACGCTCAAGTGCCAGCGGTATTAAATTTGGCACTGCTTCATGGGGCGGCTTTAAGAAGATAACCATAAAGGACATTAAAATTTATGATACCTACCGCTCGGCAATTGCCCTGGAGTGTGTTGATGGCGGCGTGATGGAAGATATTAACATCAGTAACATTCATGCCATTAACACGGGCAATGCTATATTTATACGTCTTGGCCATCGCAATAAAGACACTGTAGTGAGCAGGATTAATGGCATCCGTATAAGCAACGTAACTGTTGATGTGCCCAAAGGAAAACCCGATAAAGGATACCCAATGGAAGGGCCCGAAGTTAAAGGCAGGCACAACCCCTTCCCATCATCAATTGCCGGTTTACCGGGGCATCCTGTTCAAAATGTAACCCTGCAGAATATCAAAATAGTATATCATGGCGATGCCAGTAAAACTGTTGCCCGTGTAAGTTTAGATTCATTGACCAGGATACCCGAAAATCCGCGTGATTACCCTGAGTTTTCAATGTTTGGCGAATTGCCCGCCTGGGGTTTTTATGCCCGCCATGCGGCAGGGGTAAGCTTTAAAAATGTAACACTTAGCTGCGCCGGGCGCGATTTTAGGGCTGCCTGCGTGTTTGAAGATATTGATGGGCTTACCCTTAACTCGCTCAAAATACCGCAGGTTAAATCATTACCCGTAATAGCGCTTTTTGGCGTTACTAAATCGGTAATGCAAAATATTTTGATGCCCCGAAGCGCTAAAAATAAGGTACTTACAAAATAG
- a CDS encoding beta-galactosidase, producing the protein MIKSTYLLLTILICLAFSITIKAQDSNDHIFPPSAAAKSYINFDSKGFLINGSRTFIVSAGLEYARIPHQLWHDRLLRIKRAGFNCIEIYTIWNFHEAQEGKFDFTGDRDLNLFLKQVNDLGMYAIVRVGPYYCAEWDNGGYPIWLKFKKGLSVREDNPLFEKYVDRFFDHLLPIVMNNQVNKGGPVILVQLENEHPKGWGTMMPDGYFKHLQTKALSMGLQVPYFFSGLHHASDPAGDGKLDDAARPNPWFSTEFWSVWYSQYGAKPGDDQLYDRRTWKIIANGGNGYNYYMVHGGSNFGYTNNDEDAASYDYGAAIGQAGDLRPIYYAFKRAAWFSRSFEEVLENSVNNSDAYSNIVSEPALKVSARRSPAGAIIFLDNTGQQPITTSLDIADKNLTDKKVSVLPGEIYPLVHNYKLTDEATLNWALTRVFAIVRQGNTTTVITDAEAGSPLSLYFKTQGKASTENPNVKIDGENVSINLTMPSIIQPLEYNFKAGTQTIRVLAMNRQLTDKTYIDKPHNTPYIICGADYVGKIEINDQPFTADIEQPLLKDKKDPVWIYTAQKTVLLKQIPSTTVNQPKTVALSNWEFKNASGASAVNYNADKWLSSKNPVPMGADGDVTADAWYRTTITTPVAVKYTLQVKGGGRGQAFVDGKPAAKWKLNDGELTLDLKKGKHTLAIFAAHDGRDKLAAYLGPIDEVDSKGVFGVALIKKGGPFISELSNWYFARANKISDVKQGPPAFDTTIFKPYKINTDVFNLKEGYGWFTTIIPQQPAGTSKITLQFKSVDENATVFINGEQVFKHDGWNQPFEVDIADASALKAPIRLAVFIENYSNEGGIDQPVKINAIGDAPAVTGWKMKGGPGDALAVKGWQKFTGKVKTNAPAFYRSTFTVPRAKGKTFIWRFEPKGLGHGSVWVNGHNIGRYPEKISITSLYIPECWLKTGPNQLVIYDEDGKQPGDTMIVAEQEAGRTIIQINTDIK; encoded by the coding sequence ATGATCAAAAGCACATACCTCCTTCTAACAATCCTGATTTGCCTGGCGTTTAGCATAACCATAAAAGCCCAGGATAGTAACGACCACATTTTCCCGCCATCTGCAGCGGCTAAATCCTACATCAATTTTGATAGCAAGGGCTTTTTGATAAATGGCAGTCGCACGTTTATTGTATCGGCAGGGTTGGAGTATGCCCGCATCCCGCACCAGCTTTGGCACGACAGGTTGCTGCGCATAAAGCGTGCGGGATTTAATTGTATCGAGATATACACCATCTGGAACTTTCATGAAGCCCAGGAAGGCAAATTTGATTTTACCGGCGACCGCGATCTGAACCTGTTTTTAAAGCAAGTTAACGACTTAGGTATGTACGCCATTGTACGCGTTGGCCCGTATTATTGTGCCGAGTGGGATAACGGCGGCTACCCCATCTGGCTTAAATTTAAGAAAGGCCTGAGTGTTCGGGAAGATAATCCCTTGTTTGAAAAATATGTCGACAGGTTTTTTGATCACCTTTTACCTATCGTGATGAATAACCAGGTAAACAAAGGGGGGCCGGTAATACTGGTGCAGTTGGAGAATGAGCATCCCAAAGGCTGGGGTACCATGATGCCCGATGGCTATTTTAAACATTTGCAAACCAAGGCGCTGAGTATGGGCCTGCAGGTGCCTTACTTTTTTAGCGGCCTGCACCACGCCAGCGATCCGGCAGGGGATGGCAAACTGGACGACGCTGCACGGCCAAACCCATGGTTTTCTACCGAGTTTTGGAGTGTTTGGTATTCGCAATACGGTGCCAAACCTGGTGACGACCAGCTTTACGACAGGCGCACCTGGAAAATCATCGCCAACGGCGGCAATGGTTATAATTATTACATGGTGCACGGAGGATCGAACTTTGGGTACACCAATAACGATGAAGACGCGGCATCATATGATTATGGCGCGGCCATTGGCCAGGCAGGTGATTTACGGCCAATATATTATGCCTTTAAACGGGCGGCCTGGTTTAGCCGTAGTTTCGAAGAGGTGCTGGAAAATAGCGTAAACAACAGTGACGCTTACAGCAATATAGTTTCGGAGCCTGCCTTAAAAGTGAGCGCACGTAGAAGCCCAGCCGGTGCGATTATATTTTTGGATAACACGGGACAGCAACCCATAACCACATCATTGGATATTGCTGATAAAAACCTGACTGATAAAAAGGTAAGCGTTTTGCCCGGCGAGATATATCCCTTAGTCCATAACTATAAACTGACAGATGAGGCTACCCTCAATTGGGCGCTGACAAGGGTGTTTGCCATTGTAAGACAGGGTAATACCACTACGGTTATTACGGATGCCGAAGCCGGATCGCCCTTGTCTTTATATTTTAAAACCCAGGGCAAGGCATCAACAGAAAACCCCAACGTAAAAATTGACGGCGAAAATGTAAGCATTAACCTAACTATGCCCTCCATTATCCAGCCATTGGAATATAACTTTAAAGCAGGTACGCAAACCATCCGTGTGCTGGCTATGAACAGGCAGCTAACAGATAAAACCTATATCGATAAACCGCACAATACCCCCTACATTATATGTGGTGCGGATTATGTAGGAAAAATTGAGATTAATGATCAGCCTTTTACCGCTGATATAGAGCAGCCCTTACTAAAAGATAAAAAAGACCCGGTTTGGATTTACACGGCTCAAAAAACGGTGCTTTTAAAACAGATTCCATCAACAACGGTCAATCAGCCCAAAACAGTAGCACTCAGCAATTGGGAATTTAAAAATGCATCGGGTGCGTCTGCCGTAAATTATAACGCGGATAAATGGCTATCCTCAAAGAACCCTGTACCGATGGGTGCCGACGGCGATGTAACGGCCGATGCCTGGTACCGTACTACAATTACCACCCCGGTTGCAGTTAAATACACCTTGCAGGTAAAAGGCGGCGGCAGGGGGCAGGCTTTTGTTGACGGTAAGCCTGCTGCTAAATGGAAACTGAACGATGGAGAGCTAACGCTCGACCTGAAAAAAGGTAAACATACCCTTGCTATTTTTGCGGCGCATGATGGTAGGGACAAACTGGCAGCTTATCTTGGGCCGATTGATGAGGTGGACAGTAAAGGTGTGTTTGGTGTGGCGCTCATCAAAAAAGGAGGTCCGTTTATCAGCGAGTTAAGCAACTGGTATTTTGCCAGGGCCAATAAAATAAGCGATGTTAAACAAGGGCCACCGGCGTTTGATACCACCATATTTAAACCGTATAAAATAAACACCGATGTTTTTAATTTAAAGGAAGGATATGGTTGGTTTACCACAATTATACCACAACAGCCCGCAGGTACATCAAAAATCACCTTGCAGTTTAAAAGTGTGGACGAAAATGCTACGGTATTTATCAATGGCGAACAGGTATTTAAACACGATGGCTGGAACCAGCCTTTTGAAGTTGATATTGCAGATGCATCTGCTTTAAAAGCTCCTATCCGGCTTGCTGTGTTTATAGAAAACTACTCTAACGAGGGCGGCATTGATCAGCCTGTAAAAATTAATGCCATTGGCGACGCGCCTGCCGTAACCGGCTGGAAAATGAAAGGCGGTCCCGGCGATGCGCTGGCTGTAAAAGGCTGGCAAAAATTTACCGGCAAGGTTAAAACCAATGCCCCTGCGTTTTACCGGTCAACCTTTACCGTACCACGGGCAAAAGGAAAGACCTTTATCTGGCGGTTTGAGCCAAAAGGGCTGGGGCATGGCTCGGTATGGGTTAACGGGCATAACATTGGGCGGTACCCGGAGAAGATATCCATTACCAGTTTATACATCCCCGAATGCTGGCTAAAAACAGGCCCGAATCAATTGGTGATTTATGATGAAGATGGAAAACAACCCGGTGATACAATGATTGTGGCCGAACAGGAAGCAGGCCGCACTATAATACAAATAAATACAGATATTAAATAA
- a CDS encoding LacI family DNA-binding transcriptional regulator, whose translation MGNINLKELALALNLSTATVSRALRDSHEISPETKKKVLELAKQLNYEPNPAASNLRSHKTKTIAVIIPEVTNNFFSQAINGIEEIARQHDYHVLIYQTHENSDLELAFMRRLLSGRVDGILISVASETNNDQNFKDIINQLPVVFFDRVNEDIDAVKVTTDDYESTYSATCHLIECGCRKIAYLMALNNLSTGKKRFAGYCAALNDNHIAKNDALIVHDTNNEDENYQLIKKLLANEKPDGIITSIENLALPCYYACKDLNLNIPRDIKIISFSNLKTAPLLNPSLSTITQPAFEMGKEAAGILFKILNKKYFEPNETLVLKSTIIKRESTGF comes from the coding sequence ATGGGTAACATTAATTTAAAAGAACTCGCTTTAGCGCTAAATTTATCAACCGCCACAGTATCAAGGGCGCTGCGGGACAGTCATGAAATAAGCCCCGAAACCAAAAAGAAGGTTTTGGAACTGGCTAAACAATTAAACTATGAGCCCAACCCGGCCGCCAGTAATTTAAGGAGCCACAAAACAAAAACCATTGCCGTAATTATTCCTGAAGTAACCAATAATTTTTTTTCGCAGGCCATTAATGGCATCGAAGAAATAGCACGCCAGCATGATTACCATGTTTTAATATACCAAACGCACGAAAACAGCGATTTGGAATTGGCCTTTATGCGCCGTTTGCTGAGTGGACGCGTTGACGGCATCCTGATTTCGGTAGCGAGTGAAACCAATAACGATCAAAATTTTAAGGATATTATTAACCAGCTGCCGGTTGTTTTTTTTGACAGGGTAAATGAAGATATAGACGCCGTAAAGGTAACTACAGATGATTACGAAAGCACTTATAGCGCTACCTGCCATTTAATTGAGTGCGGGTGCAGGAAAATTGCCTACCTGATGGCCTTAAATAACCTATCGACAGGAAAAAAACGGTTTGCCGGATATTGCGCAGCGTTAAACGACAACCATATTGCCAAAAACGATGCATTAATTGTACATGACACCAACAATGAAGATGAAAACTATCAGCTGATAAAAAAACTGCTCGCTAACGAAAAACCCGACGGCATTATTACCTCCATTGAAAATCTGGCCCTGCCATGTTATTACGCCTGTAAGGATCTTAACCTGAATATCCCGCGGGACATTAAAATAATAAGCTTTTCGAACCTCAAAACCGCGCCGCTTTTAAACCCCTCACTCAGCACAATTACACAGCCAGCTTTTGAGATGGGCAAAGAAGCAGCCGGCATCCTTTTTAAGATATTGAATAAAAAATATTTTGAACCGAACGAAACGCTGGTGCTTAAATCAACTATAATAAAAAGGGAATCGACGGGATTTTAA
- a CDS encoding GH92 family glycosyl hydrolase, with protein MNTNSPSESATSGIASYLAMTGGLFNTKQLCKSFFSLTVILILLKFSASAQHTNHLPYVNPFIGTAQSNVLTKWGSEGGTYPGAVAPSGFIQLSPETRFGKGYNYGDSAICYFSCFGHMSGFPEGSAGRFYVMPVNTDLFEPGKYSRKFSHTNETASPGYYKVSFDDHSTVEVTATTRTGMFRFTFTAGLSPQLFIGDAGEISIISPNIIRASNGNMVINFTEAFTSKKQVKGGWVFSFAAAVDGTKTIGLKLSASAVGYASAQKNIDTEIGTSSFDQLRKLTANEWQKKLDVVDVTDSNDANKTVFYTALYHSLLIPWVIDDVDGRYRGADDKIHQKTGNHQYGAFSPWDTFRSLHPLLTLLYPDKQQDVILSMLDIYKQTGHLPTESMTGNHAIPIIVDSYLKGITGFDKQLAYTAMKKSVLEPPFIQPDMEIFNQKGYIPFTRSESVTRTVEYAYDDWALSQFAKNVVHSDEDYRLLANRGYNYRNLLNNDQLLLLPRNDDEFKLQPGMSGYKEGDKWVYSYFVPQNINDLINLTGGTDQFATRLDSALSNNVILFDNETVFHLPYLFNQAGKPALTQKWLRQIMLHRFSNNPGGLPGNDDLGSTSSWYVFSAMGIYPVCPGRPYYAIGTPLFKSVTLHLPNGKRFSINNKAASAKDGYIRALTVNGKPWQQLTLPHSVLTAGGSMVFDLTDKAGNWPKDNNPVELSETKQSPGFKMLNWSVSKNNVVPDEPFTVHFSISNKGTTGVKIVSLLVNGKPYAHKNCMVVLDGIQKDSLVCRLYPIGKTELKLEGLPPVMVDVKLPPNSPVHPFKITGLAATAMLKINEPQHLAYVIQNIGGVKQTFNVPVTKNDSLIFTDTVVLEPGEKKVIGHVLAGASKGFQRIFAGDQNVVYKVYQDNTESLLLDLSLIDYSANSSVKDNSGFQNNGQIVTAEKSKTVGRLGFNEHTFVEVPSTPALDNMGETITMMGWVYPTGNEKGLVDMITKGDSHVLQVSDHQTLTFFAGGWGRGDCTVNLPANWNNHWHHIAGVCTGKTLYLYIDGVLAGTTVMETTANLSVTNKWTLGRNEEFPSERIFHGYMDKVKVFKAALTAGEVSEIVKKEKPDQNR; from the coding sequence TTGAATACCAATTCCCCTTCAGAATCCGCTACATCGGGGATTGCTTCGTACCTCGCAATGACGGGTGGCTTGTTTAACACTAAACAGCTTTGTAAATCTTTCTTTTCTTTAACAGTTATTTTAATCCTGCTAAAGTTTTCCGCCTCAGCCCAACACACCAACCACCTGCCCTATGTAAACCCCTTCATCGGCACAGCCCAAAGTAATGTACTTACCAAATGGGGGAGTGAAGGCGGCACCTATCCCGGTGCTGTAGCGCCATCGGGTTTTATACAGTTAAGTCCTGAAACCAGGTTTGGAAAGGGGTACAATTATGGTGATAGCGCTATTTGTTATTTCAGCTGCTTCGGTCATATGAGCGGCTTTCCAGAGGGCTCAGCCGGCAGGTTTTATGTGATGCCGGTTAATACAGATTTATTTGAACCCGGTAAATACAGCCGGAAATTTTCGCATACCAATGAAACTGCAAGCCCTGGTTACTATAAAGTGAGCTTTGATGACCACAGTACCGTCGAGGTCACAGCAACAACCCGTACGGGCATGTTCCGGTTTACATTTACCGCTGGTTTATCACCACAATTATTTATCGGCGACGCCGGGGAGATTAGCATCATATCCCCTAATATAATCCGGGCCTCAAACGGTAATATGGTCATCAACTTTACCGAAGCGTTTACCTCAAAAAAGCAGGTTAAAGGCGGTTGGGTATTCAGTTTTGCAGCTGCGGTAGACGGCACTAAAACTATTGGGCTTAAACTAAGCGCTTCGGCCGTTGGTTACGCAAGTGCCCAAAAAAATATCGATACGGAAATTGGCACATCGTCTTTTGATCAACTGCGTAAACTTACCGCTAACGAATGGCAGAAAAAACTGGACGTTGTTGATGTAACCGACAGTAACGATGCAAATAAAACCGTTTTTTATACCGCCCTGTATCATTCGCTTTTAATCCCCTGGGTTATCGATGATGTGGATGGCCGTTACCGGGGGGCAGATGATAAAATTCACCAAAAAACAGGCAATCACCAATATGGGGCCTTCTCTCCCTGGGATACTTTCCGCTCCCTGCACCCCTTGCTTACCCTGCTTTACCCGGATAAGCAGCAGGATGTAATTTTATCTATGCTGGATATTTACAAACAAACCGGTCACCTGCCAACCGAATCGATGACGGGTAACCATGCTATACCCATTATTGTGGATAGCTACCTGAAAGGGATTACCGGTTTTGATAAACAGTTGGCTTATACCGCCATGAAAAAAAGTGTACTGGAGCCGCCGTTTATCCAGCCCGACATGGAGATCTTTAATCAAAAAGGTTATATCCCCTTTACCCGGTCCGAGTCGGTTACCCGCACGGTTGAGTATGCTTATGACGATTGGGCTTTATCGCAATTTGCCAAAAATGTTGTTCATAGTGACGAAGACTACCGGCTTTTGGCAAACCGCGGCTACAACTACCGCAATCTTTTAAATAACGATCAGCTATTGCTATTGCCCCGAAACGATGATGAGTTTAAACTACAGCCGGGCATGTCGGGTTATAAGGAGGGGGATAAGTGGGTGTATTCCTACTTCGTGCCCCAAAACATTAACGATCTTATTAACCTCACGGGCGGCACCGACCAATTTGCCACTCGGCTTGATTCGGCGCTTAGCAACAATGTGATCCTGTTTGATAACGAGACTGTGTTCCATTTGCCCTACCTGTTTAACCAGGCAGGTAAACCGGCTTTAACCCAAAAATGGTTAAGGCAAATTATGCTGCATCGTTTTAGCAACAACCCCGGCGGCTTACCCGGTAATGACGACCTGGGCTCAACATCCAGCTGGTATGTTTTTAGCGCCATGGGTATTTACCCGGTTTGCCCTGGCAGGCCTTATTACGCAATAGGAACACCATTATTCAAATCGGTAACACTGCATCTGCCAAACGGAAAACGGTTTAGCATAAATAATAAAGCGGCATCAGCTAAGGATGGCTATATAAGGGCCTTAACCGTTAACGGTAAACCCTGGCAACAGCTAACCCTGCCGCATTCGGTATTAACTGCCGGTGGTTCAATGGTTTTTGATTTGACGGATAAGGCAGGCAATTGGCCAAAGGATAACAACCCTGTTGAATTATCCGAAACAAAACAAAGCCCTGGTTTTAAAATGTTGAATTGGTCCGTTTCAAAAAACAATGTTGTCCCTGATGAACCTTTTACCGTTCATTTTTCAATCAGCAACAAAGGAACTACCGGCGTTAAAATTGTTTCGCTACTGGTAAATGGCAAACCGTATGCTCACAAAAACTGTATGGTAGTTTTGGACGGTATCCAAAAAGATTCGCTGGTATGCCGGCTTTACCCTATCGGGAAAACGGAACTTAAATTGGAGGGGCTGCCTCCGGTTATGGTTGATGTAAAACTGCCGCCAAATTCGCCGGTGCATCCCTTTAAAATTACAGGCCTTGCCGCTACCGCAATGCTTAAAATAAATGAGCCGCAGCACCTCGCTTATGTCATCCAAAATATTGGCGGCGTTAAGCAAACTTTTAATGTCCCGGTAACAAAAAACGACTCCCTAATTTTTACCGATACCGTTGTTTTGGAACCCGGCGAAAAAAAGGTGATCGGGCATGTACTGGCGGGTGCTTCAAAAGGGTTCCAAAGGATATTCGCAGGTGATCAAAACGTGGTTTACAAGGTGTACCAGGACAACACAGAATCACTTTTGCTTGATCTTTCTCTAATAGATTATTCGGCCAATAGTTCAGTAAAAGACAACTCCGGATTTCAAAATAACGGGCAAATAGTTACTGCCGAAAAATCAAAAACCGTCGGCAGGCTCGGGTTTAATGAGCACACTTTTGTTGAGGTTCCCAGCACTCCCGCCCTTGATAATATGGGCGAAACCATCACCATGATGGGCTGGGTATACCCCACCGGGAACGAAAAAGGATTGGTGGATATGATAACCAAAGGCGATAGCCACGTTTTACAGGTGTCTGATCACCAAACGCTTACTTTTTTTGCCGGCGGCTGGGGCCGTGGCGATTGCACCGTTAACCTGCCCGCCAACTGGAATAACCATTGGCACCACATTGCCGGGGTGTGTACAGGTAAAACACTCTACCTGTACATCGATGGTGTATTGGCGGGTACCACCGTGATGGAAACCACCGCAAACCTATCGGTAACCAACAAATGGACTTTAGGCAGGAATGAGGAATTTCCGTCTGAAAGAATTTTTCATGGATATATGGATAAGGTAAAGGTGTTTAAAGCGGCTTTAACAGCTGGTGAAGTGTCGGAGATAGTAAAGAAAGAAAAACCTGATCAGAATCGTTAA
- a CDS encoding acyltransferase family protein: MAISTERFTALDIFRGMTICFMIIVNAPGSGADVWTPLDHAPWIGFTPTDLVFPSFLFAVGNALSFSKKKFESDAAFIGKIFKRTVIIFLLGYLMYWFPFFHRVADGWAFNPLSHTRIMGVLQRIALCYFFGALIVHYCSQKTAVIISGLLLVGYWLFLMLFGEAGKEYTMLGNAGTKLDIVLLGNDHLYHDKGGPIAFDPEGLLSTLTGIVNVIGGFLAGAFIQRKGKTYETVAKLMMFGGLLIVSALFLGQFFPIAKKLWTSTFSLLTIGIDLTILGLLIFVIEIEKVKRGTNFFLILGRNSLAIYLLSELLLTVLQTVWVAPKLSFYDWINQVFYQRVFPGALGTLVFAICYMMLCWLVAYVLDKRKIYIKI, translated from the coding sequence ATGGCAATAAGTACTGAAAGGTTTACCGCATTAGATATTTTTAGGGGGATGACCATCTGTTTCATGATCATTGTAAACGCGCCCGGCTCGGGCGCGGATGTGTGGACGCCGCTCGACCACGCCCCATGGATAGGTTTTACACCAACCGACCTGGTTTTCCCGTCGTTCCTGTTCGCAGTAGGCAACGCCTTAAGTTTCTCTAAAAAGAAATTTGAATCGGATGCCGCCTTTATCGGTAAAATATTTAAACGTACGGTTATCATCTTTTTATTGGGCTACCTCATGTACTGGTTCCCATTCTTCCACCGTGTTGCCGACGGCTGGGCTTTTAATCCGCTAAGCCATACCCGCATAATGGGCGTGTTGCAGCGCATAGCCTTGTGTTACTTTTTTGGTGCTTTGATTGTTCATTATTGCTCTCAAAAAACGGCGGTTATCATCTCGGGGTTACTGCTGGTTGGCTACTGGCTTTTTTTAATGCTATTTGGCGAGGCAGGCAAGGAATATACCATGCTGGGCAATGCCGGTACCAAACTGGACATTGTGTTGTTGGGCAACGATCATTTATACCACGACAAAGGCGGGCCCATAGCTTTTGATCCCGAAGGTTTACTAAGCACACTAACCGGGATAGTAAACGTGATAGGCGGTTTTTTAGCGGGCGCGTTCATCCAACGCAAAGGTAAAACTTACGAAACCGTGGCCAAGCTCATGATGTTTGGCGGGTTGCTTATCGTATCTGCCTTGTTCCTTGGCCAGTTTTTCCCTATAGCCAAAAAACTGTGGACAAGCACATTTTCGCTCCTCACCATCGGTATCGACCTTACCATATTAGGCCTGCTGATATTTGTTATTGAAATAGAAAAAGTAAAACGCGGCACCAACTTTTTCCTTATCCTGGGCCGTAATTCCTTAGCCATTTACCTGCTGTCCGAGTTACTGCTTACCGTTTTACAAACCGTATGGGTAGCCCCCAAACTCAGTTTTTATGATTGGATAAACCAGGTTTTTTACCAGCGGGTGTTCCCCGGCGCGCTGGGCACATTGGTATTTGCCATTTGCTATATGATGCTGTGCTGGCTGGTGGCTTATGTATTGGATAAGAGGAAGATATATATTAAAATATAA